A portion of the Thermoleophilaceae bacterium genome contains these proteins:
- the ettA gene encoding energy-dependent translational throttle protein EttA has protein sequence MAQQYVYSMYRLSRRYPPDKEVLTDISVSMLPGAKIGVLGYNGAGKSTLLRIMAGLDTDYQGEAQLAPGATVGLLEQEPELDPSKDVRGNAEEGLSGVRAMLDRFNELAANYSDETADEFGKLQEKIDAVDGWNLDSRLDQAMDALRCPPGDSPVEHLSGGERRRVALCRLLLRQPDLLLLDEPTNHLDAESVGWLERHLRDYPGTVVAVTHDRYFLDNVTGWILELDRGRGIPYEGNYSGWLEQKQQRLQQAEKKEGARLRTIDHEIEWVRLNPAGRRTKPKARLKNYENLLAADRDVKLDQVQIHIPAGPRLGDVVVEADGVSKGYGDKLLFEDLTFTLPRGGIVGVIGPNGAGKTTLFRMIAGQEQADDGDLRVGDTVDLAYVDQSRDELEPDKTVWEEISGGADQIDVGGRQMNSRAYVAGFNFRSTEQQKKVAKLSGGERNRVHLAKLLRRGGNLLLLDEPTNDLDVDTLRALEEALLSFAGCAVVISHDRWFLDRIATHVLAFEGDSQVTWFEGNFDAYEEWRRERLGDEADRPHRITYRKLARG, from the coding sequence ATGGCTCAGCAGTACGTCTACTCCATGTACCGCCTGTCGCGGCGCTATCCGCCGGACAAGGAAGTGCTCACCGACATCTCGGTCTCCATGCTGCCCGGGGCCAAGATCGGCGTGCTCGGCTACAACGGCGCCGGCAAGTCCACGCTGCTGCGGATCATGGCCGGGCTCGACACCGACTACCAGGGCGAGGCCCAGCTCGCGCCCGGCGCCACCGTCGGGCTGCTCGAGCAGGAGCCCGAGCTGGATCCGTCCAAGGACGTGCGCGGCAACGCGGAGGAGGGCCTGAGCGGGGTCCGGGCGATGCTCGACCGCTTCAACGAGCTCGCGGCCAACTACTCGGACGAGACGGCGGACGAGTTCGGCAAGCTGCAGGAGAAGATCGACGCGGTGGACGGCTGGAACCTCGACAGCCGCCTCGACCAGGCCATGGACGCGCTGCGCTGCCCACCCGGCGATTCGCCCGTGGAGCACCTCTCCGGCGGTGAGCGCCGCCGCGTGGCCCTGTGCCGCCTGCTGCTGCGCCAGCCCGACCTGCTCCTGCTCGACGAGCCCACCAACCACCTCGACGCCGAGTCGGTGGGGTGGCTCGAGCGCCACCTGCGCGACTACCCGGGCACCGTCGTGGCCGTGACACACGACCGCTACTTCCTGGACAACGTGACCGGCTGGATCCTCGAGCTCGACCGCGGACGCGGCATCCCCTACGAGGGCAACTACTCCGGCTGGCTCGAGCAGAAGCAGCAGCGGCTCCAGCAGGCGGAGAAGAAGGAGGGTGCGCGCCTGCGCACGATCGACCACGAGATCGAGTGGGTGCGCCTCAACCCCGCCGGCCGGCGCACCAAGCCCAAGGCTCGCCTGAAGAACTACGAGAACCTGCTCGCGGCCGACCGCGACGTGAAGCTCGACCAGGTGCAGATCCACATCCCCGCGGGGCCGCGGCTGGGCGACGTGGTGGTGGAGGCCGACGGCGTCTCCAAGGGCTACGGCGACAAGCTGCTGTTCGAGGACCTCACCTTCACCCTCCCGCGCGGCGGGATCGTGGGCGTCATCGGCCCCAACGGCGCCGGCAAGACCACGCTCTTCCGGATGATCGCCGGTCAGGAGCAGGCCGACGACGGCGACCTGCGCGTGGGCGACACCGTGGACCTGGCCTACGTGGACCAGAGCCGCGACGAGCTCGAGCCGGACAAGACCGTGTGGGAGGAGATCTCCGGCGGCGCCGACCAGATCGACGTGGGCGGCCGCCAGATGAACTCGCGCGCGTACGTGGCCGGCTTCAACTTCCGCTCCACCGAGCAGCAGAAGAAGGTGGCCAAGCTCTCCGGCGGGGAGCGCAACCGCGTGCACCTCGCCAAGCTCCTGCGCCGCGGCGGCAACCTGCTGCTGCTGGACGAGCCCACCAACGACCTCGACGTGGACACGCTGCGCGCGCTCGAGGAGGCGTTGCTGTCGTTTGCCGGCTGCGCCGTCGTGATCAGCCACGACCGCTGGTTCCTCGACCGCATCGCCACCCACGTGCTCGCGTTCGAGGGCGACTCGCAGGTCACGTGGTTCGAGGGCAACTTCGACGCGTATGAGGAGTGGCGCCGCGAGCGCCTGGGCGACGAGGCCGACCGCCCCCACCGCATCACCTACAGGAAGCTCGCGCGCGGCTAG
- a CDS encoding helix-turn-helix transcriptional regulator has protein sequence MAFVPPARHLLRARDLADARYFEPLDVEELAAAAGLSRAHFSREFRRVFGESPHAYLLTRRLERAAALLRDTDRSVADICLSVGLQSVGSFTTSFTRTYGQSPTAYRAAFPPASRHARIPTCIARAYGRPQRRTFREDSGPAQG, from the coding sequence ATGGCCTTCGTCCCGCCCGCCCGCCACCTGCTTCGCGCCAGGGACCTGGCCGACGCCCGCTACTTCGAGCCGCTGGACGTGGAGGAGCTGGCGGCCGCCGCGGGGTTGTCGCGAGCCCACTTCAGCCGTGAGTTCCGGCGCGTCTTCGGCGAGTCGCCGCACGCCTACCTCCTCACCCGCCGGCTGGAGCGCGCCGCGGCTCTGCTGCGCGACACCGACCGCTCGGTGGCCGACATCTGCCTCTCGGTGGGCCTGCAGAGCGTGGGTTCGTTCACCACCAGCTTCACCCGCACCTACGGGCAGTCGCCCACCGCCTATCGCGCAGCATTCCCGCCCGCCAGCCGGCACGCGCGCATACCCACCTGCATCGCGCGTGCATACGGGCGCCCGCAACGCCGCACGTTTCGAGAAGACAGCGGCCCGGCGCAGGGCTAG
- a CDS encoding VOC family protein produces the protein MIRIANAQLWVHDQDEALAFYTQKLGMEVRADVTLPEMGDFRWLTVGPAGQPEVSIVLMAIPGPPVMDADTAKEVEELMAKGFAGTVFLTTEDCQASYEELKGRGVEFTEGPEERPYGIDSGFRDPSGNAFRLTEVKELAAL, from the coding sequence ATGATCAGGATCGCCAACGCACAGCTGTGGGTGCACGACCAGGACGAGGCGCTCGCGTTCTACACGCAGAAGCTGGGGATGGAGGTGCGCGCCGACGTGACCCTGCCCGAGATGGGCGACTTCCGCTGGCTCACCGTCGGGCCGGCCGGGCAGCCCGAGGTCTCGATCGTGCTGATGGCCATCCCGGGGCCCCCGGTGATGGACGCCGACACCGCCAAGGAGGTGGAGGAGCTGATGGCGAAGGGCTTCGCGGGCACCGTCTTCCTCACCACCGAGGACTGCCAGGCCTCCTACGAGGAGCTCAAGGGCCGCGGGGTCGAGTTCACCGAGGGGCCCGAGGAGCGGCCCTACGGCATCGACTCGGGGTTCCGCGACCCGTCCGGCAATGCCTTCCGCCTCACCGAGGTGAAGGAGCTGGCGGCGCTCTAG
- the aroF gene encoding 3-deoxy-7-phosphoheptulonate synthase, translating to MVVMTPEATQPDVDAVVAKLEETGVHVVVMPGELTTAIGAIGDPERVRELGLEGMEGVDRVVEISRPYKLASLDLSHQQPSVFDVAGRSVGGGDTFCLIAGPCTVESREQTLGVARAVKAGGASMLRGGAFKPRTSPFSFQGLGAGGLDILREARDETGLPVVSELTDAQHAAAVADAVDVIQVGARNMQNYGLLQAVGALGKPVLLKRGLSSTVEELLMAADYVLKEANEPVILCERGIRTFETATRFTLDLSAVPWLKLHTHLPVIVDPSHASGDRRLVEPLSRAAAAVGADGIIVEIAEDPEAALCDGPQQLYARDFAGFSEHVQAHAGLLGMRLA from the coding sequence ATGGTCGTGATGACACCCGAGGCCACGCAGCCCGACGTCGACGCCGTGGTGGCCAAGCTCGAGGAGACGGGCGTGCACGTGGTGGTGATGCCCGGCGAGCTGACCACCGCCATCGGCGCGATCGGCGACCCCGAGCGCGTCCGCGAGCTGGGGCTCGAGGGGATGGAGGGAGTGGACCGGGTGGTGGAGATCTCGCGCCCGTACAAGCTGGCCTCGCTCGACCTCTCCCACCAGCAGCCCAGCGTGTTCGACGTGGCCGGCCGCTCGGTGGGCGGCGGCGACACCTTCTGCCTGATCGCGGGGCCGTGCACGGTGGAGTCGCGCGAGCAGACCCTCGGCGTGGCGCGCGCGGTCAAGGCGGGAGGAGCGTCGATGCTGCGCGGCGGCGCGTTCAAGCCGCGCACCTCGCCCTTCAGCTTCCAGGGGCTGGGCGCCGGGGGGCTCGACATCCTGCGCGAGGCCCGCGACGAGACCGGCCTGCCGGTGGTCAGCGAGCTCACCGACGCCCAACACGCCGCCGCCGTGGCGGACGCGGTGGACGTGATCCAGGTGGGCGCGCGCAACATGCAGAACTACGGGCTGCTGCAGGCCGTGGGCGCGCTGGGCAAGCCGGTGCTGCTCAAGCGCGGCCTCTCCTCCACGGTCGAGGAGCTGCTGATGGCGGCCGACTACGTGCTCAAGGAGGCCAACGAGCCGGTGATCCTCTGCGAGCGCGGCATCCGCACGTTCGAGACCGCCACGCGCTTCACGCTCGACCTCTCAGCCGTGCCGTGGCTGAAGCTGCACACCCACCTGCCGGTGATCGTGGACCCCAGCCACGCGTCCGGCGACCGCCGCCTGGTGGAGCCGCTGTCGCGCGCCGCCGCCGCGGTGGGCGCGGACGGGATAATCGTGGAGATCGCCGAGGATCCCGAGGCGGCGCTGTGCGATGGCCCGCAGCAGCTCTACGCGCGCGACTTCGCCGGCTTCTCCGAGCACGTGCAGGCGCACGCCGGGCTGCTTGGCATGCGGCTGGCGTAG
- a CDS encoding PaaI family thioesterase, which produces MPKLIEHHPNCLACGSENPCGLGLHAHIDGDRIRGEVTIDKRHEGAPGFVHGGALATVLDDAVGSLLIILRRPAVTAKLEVNYRSPAFIDRMFEVEAWVDRTEGRKLHLAGEMRDGGEVVADCAALFLEVKVEHFLQGMEEIPEAWKHLPR; this is translated from the coding sequence GTGCCGAAGCTGATCGAGCACCATCCCAACTGCCTGGCGTGCGGCAGCGAGAACCCCTGTGGGCTGGGACTCCATGCCCACATCGACGGCGACCGCATCAGGGGCGAGGTGACCATCGACAAGCGCCACGAGGGCGCCCCCGGCTTCGTGCACGGCGGGGCGCTGGCCACCGTGCTCGACGATGCCGTGGGGTCGCTGCTCATCATCCTCCGCAGGCCCGCCGTGACCGCCAAGCTCGAGGTGAACTACCGCAGCCCCGCCTTCATCGACCGGATGTTCGAGGTCGAGGCCTGGGTGGACCGCACCGAGGGCCGCAAGCTCCACCTCGCGGGCGAGATGCGTGACGGCGGCGAGGTGGTGGCGGACTGCGCCGCGCTGTTCCTCGAGGTGAAGGTCGAGCACTTCCTCCAGGGCATGGAGGAGATTCCCGAGGCCTGGAAGCACCTGCCGCGGTGA
- a CDS encoding FAD-dependent oxidoreductase has translation MASEPETPLLRADVAVVGAGAAGIFAALVAAREGARVALVSRRPLDQSASYWAQGGIAAALAHDDSVAEHLADTMAAGRGLGRASAARVLCEESPERVRDLQRLGVRFDGDRRGGGLALGLEGGHSTRRVVHAGGSATGRRITRQLSALAATHERITVLEWTTAGAIWTSEGRCVGLRGDTRDGDSVLVLSRGTILATGGAAALWARTTNPRGAIGAGITLAHAAGAELADLEFQQFHPTALVHDGDRDGFLITEAIRGEGATLVNPAGERFVDELAPRDEVALAVQRESAAGPVHLDMREVDPGSFPNIAQALAEVGLDSRRELIPVAPAAHYTMGGIATDLEGRSSIPGLHAIGECACNGLHGANRLASNSLADCFVFGRRAALAAAAGPAPQPVVPEPPPPGPNPVPVPATREALWRHGGLERSPEGLVELAEDPFPLAALIARCALAREESRGAHRRTDHPTAQPQLAGAHSLVDAAGEHRFESWD, from the coding sequence ATGGCGAGCGAACCCGAGACCCCCCTCCTGCGGGCCGACGTCGCCGTCGTGGGCGCCGGCGCCGCGGGCATCTTCGCGGCGCTCGTGGCGGCCCGTGAGGGCGCGCGCGTGGCGCTCGTCTCCCGCCGTCCGCTGGACCAGTCCGCGAGCTACTGGGCCCAGGGCGGGATAGCCGCGGCGCTTGCGCACGACGACTCGGTGGCCGAGCACCTGGCCGACACCATGGCGGCGGGGCGCGGCCTGGGACGCGCGAGCGCCGCGCGGGTGCTGTGCGAGGAGTCGCCGGAGCGGGTGCGCGACCTCCAGCGCCTGGGCGTGCGCTTCGACGGCGACCGGCGCGGCGGCGGCCTGGCGCTCGGGCTCGAGGGCGGCCACTCCACGCGGCGCGTGGTGCACGCGGGCGGCAGCGCCACCGGGCGGCGCATCACCCGCCAGCTCTCCGCGCTGGCCGCCACTCACGAGCGCATCACCGTGCTGGAGTGGACCACCGCCGGCGCCATCTGGACCAGCGAGGGCCGCTGCGTGGGCCTGCGCGGCGACACCCGCGACGGCGACTCGGTGCTCGTGCTCTCGCGCGGCACCATCCTCGCCACGGGCGGCGCCGCCGCCCTCTGGGCGCGCACCACCAACCCGCGCGGCGCGATCGGCGCGGGAATAACCCTGGCCCACGCCGCGGGCGCGGAGCTGGCCGACCTCGAGTTCCAACAGTTCCATCCCACCGCGCTCGTGCACGACGGCGACCGCGACGGCTTCCTCATAACCGAGGCGATACGCGGCGAGGGCGCCACGCTCGTGAACCCGGCGGGCGAGCGCTTCGTGGACGAGCTGGCGCCCCGCGACGAGGTGGCGCTGGCCGTCCAGCGCGAAAGCGCGGCGGGGCCGGTGCACCTGGACATGCGCGAGGTGGACCCTGGCAGCTTCCCCAACATCGCGCAGGCGCTCGCGGAGGTGGGCCTGGACTCCCGCCGCGAGCTCATCCCGGTGGCGCCGGCCGCCCACTACACCATGGGCGGGATCGCCACCGACCTCGAGGGCCGCTCGTCCATCCCCGGCCTCCACGCGATCGGAGAATGCGCCTGCAACGGGCTGCACGGCGCGAACCGGCTCGCCTCCAACTCGCTGGCCGACTGCTTCGTGTTCGGGCGCCGCGCCGCCCTGGCCGCCGCGGCGGGCCCGGCGCCGCAGCCCGTCGTGCCCGAGCCCCCGCCGCCCGGGCCCAACCCCGTCCCGGTGCCCGCCACCCGCGAGGCGCTCTGGCGTCACGGGGGACTCGAGCGCTCGCCCGAGGGCCTGGTTGAGCTCGCCGAGGACCCCTTCCCGCTCGCCGCGCTGATCGCCCGCTGCGCGCTCGCGCGCGAGGAGAGCAGGGGAGCACATCGCCGCACCGACCACCCCACCGCGCAGCCGCAGCTCGCCGGCGCCCACTCGCTCGTGGATGCCGCCGGGGAGCACCGCTTCGAGAGCTGGGACTAG
- a CDS encoding histone deacetylase → MAAHYRTGVLYFRHDSSLEHETGAHPEQAARIPAIEAALEARGWLGYERVEAPAADVARVTAVHPERHVEAVRAMSEGGGGWFDPDTYASPGSYRAALHGAGGACAMTEALLGEGDVRFGFCGLRPPGHHAETATAMGFCLFNNIAIAARHALDALGAARVFILDWDVHHGNGTNEVFHASPEVLFASIHQSPLYPGTGALGDTGSGEGEGYALNLPVPPGAGEDVWLSLVEHVAMPAARAFEPDLVLVSAGFDAHRDDPLASCLLDTSSFAEMARHARSLGVPVGAVLEGGYDLDALSASVVATLEAFADGGEPRSVEPDALTERAREVHAARWAL, encoded by the coding sequence ATGGCGGCGCACTACCGTACCGGCGTGCTCTATTTCCGCCACGACTCGTCGCTCGAGCACGAGACGGGCGCGCACCCGGAGCAGGCGGCGCGCATCCCGGCGATCGAGGCGGCCCTCGAGGCACGCGGCTGGCTGGGGTACGAGCGGGTTGAGGCGCCGGCGGCGGACGTCGCGCGGGTCACCGCGGTGCATCCCGAGCGCCACGTCGAGGCCGTCCGGGCGATGAGCGAGGGCGGCGGCGGCTGGTTCGACCCCGACACCTACGCGAGCCCCGGCTCCTACCGCGCGGCCCTCCACGGCGCCGGCGGCGCGTGCGCGATGACCGAGGCGCTGCTGGGCGAGGGCGACGTGCGCTTCGGCTTCTGCGGCCTGCGCCCGCCGGGCCACCACGCCGAGACCGCCACCGCGATGGGCTTCTGCCTCTTCAACAACATCGCCATCGCGGCGCGTCACGCGCTGGACGCGCTGGGAGCGGCGCGGGTGTTCATCCTCGACTGGGACGTCCACCACGGCAACGGCACCAACGAGGTCTTCCACGCCTCACCCGAGGTGCTGTTCGCCAGCATCCACCAGTCGCCGCTGTATCCGGGCACCGGCGCGTTGGGGGACACCGGCTCCGGGGAGGGCGAGGGCTACGCGCTCAACCTGCCCGTCCCGCCGGGCGCCGGCGAGGACGTGTGGCTATCGCTGGTCGAGCACGTGGCCATGCCGGCGGCGCGGGCGTTCGAGCCCGACCTCGTGCTCGTGTCGGCCGGCTTCGACGCCCACCGCGACGACCCGCTCGCGAGTTGTCTGCTCGACACCTCCTCGTTCGCGGAGATGGCCCGCCACGCGCGATCGCTGGGGGTGCCCGTGGGCGCGGTGCTCGAGGGCGGCTACGACCTCGACGCGCTGTCGGCGTCCGTCGTGGCCACGCTCGAGGCGTTCGCGGACGGGGGCGAGCCGCGCTCGGTGGAGCCGGACGCGCTCACCGAGCGCGCACGAGAGGTGCACGCCGCGCGCTGGGCGCTCTGA
- a CDS encoding SPOR domain-containing protein: MPQTIERTDAPPAACPRCGADAEADQLFCLECGERLNLGYRRPPSWRLPAAVVGGVVLLAGAAAAFALVEISDEAEQVAGPPVQPPATSPQGTPTDETGTDEEEDEPPAPDEDGGSGDVREWPADTSAYTVILLSTDTVEGATATAEQAARAGIPAGVLDSSDYSSLNPGFQVVFAGEFDSSEEAQQEAERYAGLGFPGGYPRFVNGGE, from the coding sequence ATGCCGCAGACGATCGAGCGAACCGACGCCCCGCCGGCCGCCTGTCCCCGCTGTGGAGCCGACGCGGAGGCGGACCAGCTGTTCTGCCTCGAGTGCGGCGAGCGCCTGAACCTCGGCTACCGCCGGCCCCCGAGCTGGCGACTGCCGGCCGCCGTCGTCGGGGGCGTGGTCCTGCTCGCCGGCGCCGCGGCGGCCTTCGCCCTCGTGGAGATCTCCGACGAGGCCGAGCAGGTGGCCGGCCCGCCCGTCCAGCCGCCGGCCACCAGCCCCCAGGGCACGCCCACGGACGAGACCGGCACCGACGAGGAGGAGGACGAGCCGCCCGCGCCCGACGAGGACGGCGGATCCGGTGACGTCCGGGAGTGGCCGGCCGACACGAGCGCCTACACGGTGATCCTCCTGTCCACCGACACCGTCGAGGGCGCCACGGCCACGGCAGAGCAGGCCGCCCGGGCCGGCATCCCGGCCGGCGTGCTCGACTCGAGCGACTACTCCAGCCTCAACCCCGGCTTCCAGGTGGTGTTCGCGGGCGAGTTCGACAGCAGCGAGGAAGCCCAGCAGGAGGCCGAGCGCTACGCCGGCCTCGGCTTCCCGGGCGGCTACCCGCGCTTCGTCAACGGCGGCGAGTAG
- a CDS encoding glycosyltransferase: protein MTKYAGAAMRVLVVTNMYPSEEHPALGRFVRDQVESLRLIDGLEVELFAFSGGGWAPYARAARELRARFRRERFDVVHAHYGLTGWSARGLRGAPLVVTFHGTDLAHTRVGRLSRALVPRLALPATVSASLARSELDGAGVRRRVAVLPCGVDLDRFAPGDRRAARERLRLDPAGRYLLFPADPARPEKRADRARLLAEAAGATLLTYDATHPDDVPDHVNAANAVVVTSEREGFGLATLEALACDVPVLATDAGVAPLALAGVPGTLCAPFELDAWLAAVRPHLDAADPRVPGRARAGLFDRRRMARRVAEAYRDLAAAG from the coding sequence GTGACGAAATACGCTGGCGCCGCCATGCGCGTTCTGGTCGTGACGAACATGTACCCCTCCGAGGAGCACCCGGCGCTCGGTCGCTTCGTGCGCGACCAGGTGGAGTCGCTGCGGCTGATCGACGGGCTCGAGGTGGAGCTGTTCGCGTTCAGCGGCGGCGGCTGGGCTCCCTACGCGCGCGCCGCGCGCGAGTTGCGCGCCCGCTTCCGCCGCGAGCGCTTCGACGTCGTGCATGCTCACTACGGGCTCACGGGCTGGTCGGCGCGCGGGCTGCGCGGGGCGCCGCTCGTGGTGACCTTCCACGGCACCGATCTCGCCCACACGCGGGTGGGCCGCCTCTCGCGCGCGCTCGTGCCGCGGCTCGCGCTGCCCGCCACGGTGTCGGCCTCGCTCGCGCGCAGCGAACTCGACGGCGCCGGGGTGCGGCGCCGCGTGGCCGTGCTCCCCTGCGGCGTGGACCTCGACCGCTTCGCGCCGGGGGACCGGCGCGCCGCCCGCGAACGCCTGCGCCTCGACCCTGCGGGGCGCTATCTGCTCTTCCCCGCGGACCCGGCGCGCCCCGAGAAGCGCGCCGACCGGGCGCGCCTCCTGGCCGAGGCCGCCGGCGCGACGCTGCTCACCTACGACGCCACCCACCCGGACGACGTGCCCGATCACGTGAACGCCGCGAACGCCGTGGTGGTGACCTCCGAGCGCGAGGGCTTCGGGCTGGCCACGCTGGAGGCCCTGGCCTGCGACGTGCCGGTGCTGGCCACCGACGCCGGCGTGGCGCCGCTTGCACTCGCCGGCGTGCCGGGGACGCTGTGCGCGCCCTTCGAGCTGGACGCATGGCTGGCCGCCGTGCGGCCGCATCTCGACGCCGCCGACCCGCGCGTGCCCGGCCGCGCGCGCGCCGGCCTGTTCGACCGCCGGCGCATGGCGCGACGGGTGGCGGAGGCGTACAGGGACCTCGCCGCGGCCGGGTGA
- the murI gene encoding glutamate racemase, with the protein MRAVTAPDAMSPIAVFDSGVGGLAVLHECLVSLPHEDFVYLADTARFPYGDRDPGELREFALELGELLLAEGAKLLVVACNSATSAALPALREALAGRAEVVGVVEPESRRAARVSANGRIGLLATPATVASGAYERTLERVAAGAVLTSVPCPELAPYIQRGEEVDGRLVELVDGYCAPLLSAGVDTVILGCTHYPLVRPILQRALGRGVEIVTSGQAIADAVQEALEAGALARPASGPRGDYRFLCSGDPAEFGRLGKRFLQLPIGDVRRIEVAPARALGRAA; encoded by the coding sequence ATGCGCGCCGTGACCGCGCCGGACGCCATGTCCCCGATCGCCGTCTTCGACTCCGGGGTCGGAGGGCTCGCTGTGCTGCACGAGTGCCTCGTCTCCCTGCCCCACGAGGACTTCGTGTACCTGGCGGACACGGCGCGCTTTCCCTACGGGGATCGCGACCCCGGCGAGCTGCGCGAGTTCGCCCTGGAGCTGGGCGAGCTGCTGCTGGCCGAGGGCGCCAAGCTGCTCGTGGTGGCGTGCAACTCCGCCACGTCCGCGGCGCTGCCGGCCCTGCGCGAGGCGCTGGCCGGCCGCGCCGAGGTGGTGGGCGTGGTGGAGCCGGAGTCGCGGCGCGCGGCGCGCGTGTCGGCCAATGGCCGCATCGGCCTGCTGGCCACCCCCGCCACGGTGGCCAGCGGCGCCTACGAGCGTACCCTGGAGCGGGTGGCGGCGGGCGCCGTGCTCACGTCCGTGCCCTGCCCCGAGCTCGCGCCCTACATCCAGCGCGGCGAGGAGGTCGACGGCCGGCTTGTCGAGCTCGTCGATGGCTACTGCGCTCCGCTGCTGTCCGCGGGCGTGGACACGGTCATCCTCGGCTGCACGCACTACCCGCTCGTGCGGCCGATCCTGCAGCGCGCGCTGGGTCGCGGCGTGGAGATCGTCACCTCCGGCCAGGCCATCGCGGACGCCGTGCAGGAGGCGCTGGAGGCCGGCGCCCTGGCGCGGCCCGCATCGGGGCCGCGCGGCGACTACCGCTTCCTCTGCTCGGGCGACCCGGCGGAGTTCGGCCGGCTGGGCAAGCGCTTCCTCCAGCTCCCGATCGGCGACGTGCGCCGCATCGAGGTCGCGCCCGCCCGCGCGCTGGGGAGGGCGGCGTGA
- the rph gene encoding ribonuclease PH, whose amino-acid sequence MRHDGRAPDDLRAVTIEPGFMSTATGSALISMGGTRVICTASALESVPRWMAGKGRGWVTAEYGMLPASTGDRKQRDVSKGRPDGRTVEIQRLIGRALRGVVDFGALGERTLYVDCDVLEADGGTRCASITGGYVALQLALQKLVEDGKLGSLPLTGSVAAVSCGMVDGVACLDLDYPEDAGAEVDMNVVMTGEGGLVEVQGTAERTPLTRASLDELLALAQAGIERLRAAQGAATGGLPAAAPAG is encoded by the coding sequence GTGAGGCACGACGGCCGCGCCCCGGATGACCTGCGCGCGGTGACCATCGAGCCCGGCTTCATGAGCACCGCCACGGGCTCGGCGCTCATCTCGATGGGCGGCACGCGCGTCATCTGCACGGCCTCGGCGCTGGAGAGCGTGCCCAGGTGGATGGCCGGCAAGGGCCGCGGCTGGGTCACGGCCGAGTACGGGATGCTTCCCGCGTCCACGGGCGACCGCAAGCAGCGCGACGTCTCCAAGGGCCGCCCGGACGGGCGCACGGTGGAGATCCAGCGGCTCATCGGCCGCGCCCTGCGCGGGGTGGTCGACTTCGGCGCGCTTGGGGAGCGCACCCTCTACGTCGACTGCGACGTGCTCGAGGCCGACGGCGGCACGCGCTGCGCGTCCATCACCGGCGGCTACGTGGCGCTCCAGCTCGCCCTGCAAAAGCTGGTGGAGGACGGCAAGCTCGGCTCGCTGCCGCTCACGGGATCGGTCGCCGCGGTCTCGTGCGGGATGGTGGACGGCGTGGCCTGCCTCGACCTCGACTATCCGGAAGACGCCGGCGCCGAGGTGGACATGAACGTGGTGATGACGGGCGAGGGCGGCCTGGTAGAGGTCCAGGGCACCGCGGAGCGGACGCCGCTCACGCGCGCGTCGCTCGACGAGCTGCTCGCGCTCGCGCAGGCCGGCATCGAGCGGCTGCGGGCAGCTCAGGGCGCCGCCACCGGCGGGCTGCCCGCCGCCGCTCCCGCAGGCTAG
- the rdgB gene encoding RdgB/HAM1 family non-canonical purine NTP pyrophosphatase — MRLVLATRNAHKLRELGGLMDGHELVPLPDDARLPPETGETFAENALVKARAAAAATGMAAIADDSGIEAAALGGAPGVRSARFAGERASDEDNLAKLLRDVPAGGDRRVAYVCAVAYVAPGGPEKLFEGRCDGELAAEPRGSGGFGYDPAFVPADVGDARTMAELDPAEKDAISHRGRAARALLAWLDSGGAGPR, encoded by the coding sequence ATGAGGCTCGTCCTCGCCACGCGCAACGCACACAAGCTGCGTGAGCTCGGCGGGCTCATGGACGGTCACGAGCTCGTGCCGCTTCCGGACGACGCAAGGCTGCCGCCGGAGACCGGGGAGACGTTCGCGGAGAACGCGCTCGTGAAGGCCCGCGCCGCCGCCGCCGCCACCGGGATGGCGGCGATCGCCGACGACTCCGGCATCGAGGCGGCGGCGCTCGGCGGCGCTCCGGGCGTCCGCTCCGCGCGCTTCGCCGGCGAGCGGGCGAGCGACGAGGACAACCTCGCCAAGCTGCTGCGCGACGTGCCGGCCGGCGGCGACCGCCGCGTGGCCTACGTCTGTGCGGTGGCCTACGTTGCGCCGGGGGGACCCGAGAAGCTCTTCGAGGGCCGCTGCGACGGCGAGCTCGCCGCCGAGCCACGCGGCAGCGGCGGCTTCGGCTACGACCCGGCCTTCGTCCCGGCCGACGTCGGCGACGCCCGAACCATGGCCGAGCTCGACCCCGCCGAGAAGGACGCCATCAGCCACCGCGGCCGCGCGGCCCGCGCGCTGCTCGCGTGGCTCGACAGCGGCGGCGCGGGCCCGCGATGA